GGCGTACTGCGTGTTCACCGACAAGACGCTGATGGCCATCGCCGAGCGGGTCCCCGGCACCGGCGGGGAGCTCTCCTCGATCTCCGGCGTCGGCGCCCGCAAGCTCGACCGCTTCGGCGCCGACGTCCTGGCCATCTGCGCAGGTGAGGACGGAGGGACGGGCCTCGACGACAGCTGAGCGAAACTCGTGGGAAAAATAGTTTGCGCCTGCCCCGTCAAGCCCCATAGGTTCTTAACCACGGAAACAGCGGCTTCTAAGAAGCCCTGTCTCTGTGCTGTACTTGTCCAAATAAACATGAGGGTCCGGCTCGCACCCGAGCCCTCCGAGACGCCGAGAGGAGGCGATTCCACGTGATCAGCAACGTCATTCAGACCAGCACCGCCAGCTTCATCAGCCGTGCCGGCTTCGTCAGCACCGTCAAAATGACCGACCGCTCCGTCGTCTCCGCCTGCTCGCTCGGCCTCTCCGCCTCGGCGTTCATTGGCACCGGTCTGCCCGTCTCCGGCCTTGCCGGTGCCGGCCTGCGGCCCGCTGCCGTGGAGCTTCGCAATGAGCGACCGACCAAGGCACTGGAAGCAGGAGCAGCAGGCAAGGCCAAGGCCTATGACTTTGCGGCGACCGGTGCCGGCACCCAGCAGCAGACGACGACGCACGACCACAAGATGTGGGCCTTCCGTGGGCTCGAACCCTGGAGCGATCCAGTCTGATCCATGATCAGACCGGCGCCTTCAGGGCCGCGGAACCCCACCCGGGATCCGCGGCCCTTTTGTTTGTCCCCGAACGGGGACGACGACACGAGGACGCCTCGGGACAGACACACCCCGGTACCAGCCGAAACCCCGGTCAACAGGCCGGAACGACCAGACGAGGAAAGACCACCGTGCAACTCGAAGCGCACGCCCCGTCAGTACCGCCTTCCGCATCGATCGCCCAGCCCGGCCGCCCCACGGAGGACCCCACTTTGACCCCCCTCAGCACGCTCACCGCGCTCGACGACGCCATCGAGAACCTCGGCGTCCCCGTCCCCTGTCGCGCCTACGACCCGGAGGTCTTCTTCGCGGAGTCCCCGGCCGACGTCGAGTACGCGAAGTCCCTCTGCCGGACCTGCCCCCTCGTGGCCGCCTGCCTCGCCGGCGCCCAGGAGCGGCGCGAGCCGTGGGGTGTCTGGGGTGGCGAGCTCTTCGTCCAGGGCGTGGTCGTCGCCCGCAAGCGGCCCCGTGGCCGTCCGCGCAAGAACCCGGTCGCGGCATGAGCGCCACCGGAACCATCGACCGCCCCCTCACGCACGATCCCCAGAAGCAGGCCCCGATGACCTCTTCCACCAGCGAGCCCGCCGGCTCCGCCACCCCAGTCTTCTTCCCCTCCGCCGCGCCCACCGCGCGTCAGAACAGGACCCGTGAAATGCAACTCGCCCCAGAAGCCCTCGCCCGTGCCCATATGCACGAGCGTCACCGTGAGGCCGACGCGGAACGCCAGGCCGTGCGCCTGGTCGCCGCCCGACGCATGCAGCGCCGCGCCGAGCGCGTCTCGCTGCGTGCCCGCCGCGCGCTGGCCATGGCCGTCATGCACTGACGCACGCCATGCGCCGATCCACCCGCGCCCCCCAGGGGCGCCCCCGCGGGGGCCGGTCCGAACGGACCGGCCCCCGCGGTGCGTTGTCGGGTCCCCGGCGCTTCGTCGGGTTATCGTCACAAGGGTGAACGACGCCCGTACCCCCGAGGGGCCCCTCGTCTGCGCACGCTGCGGCAAGACGGCCGACACCCTGCCGCTGACCTGGACCTGTTCGGTGGAGAACGGCCGGCGCAGCTACTTCTGCGAGGACTGCGCCCGCGCCAACATCCGTGCGATCGAAGGCCGCCTCGACTCCTCCTGGTGGTGACCCGTCAGTCCGAGGCGTCCGCCACGAAGCCCGGCAGCCACTCCTCCAGCTCGGCCCGCAGACGCACCGTCGCGTTCAGCTGGCAGAGCACCCCGATGGTGCTCAGCGTCACGCGGTGTATCAGCAGATACGAGGGCGGCAGGTTCAGCTGCTTGCCCAGCTGGTGCGCGGGGGAGCGAGGGTCGGCGATCCGGGCCGCCTGGGTGCGCATCCAGCCGCGGGTGAACAGGAAGGACTCCGCCTCGGCCGGCTCGATGATCGGCAGCAGGTACTCCAGGACCGCGTCGGGGTCGAGCACCACGGACTTCTTGACGAAGCCGTCCGCCCGCAGCAGCTCGTAGACGGTCTCGGCCTCCCCCTCCAGCGTCATCCGCAGACAGGTGCCGATCGTCTCCGGAAGCCCGCCCGGCAACCTGTCCACGGTGCCGAAGTCGAGCACCCCGAGCCGCCAGCCCTCCGGTCCCTCGTCCTCGTCGGCGCCCGGAAGCAGCCGGAAGTTCCCCGGGTGCGGATCGGCGTGCAGCAGACCGGTGCGCGCGGGGCCGGAGAAGAGGAATCGGGCCAGGAGCTGGCCCGCCCGGTCCCGCTGCTCCGCCGTACCGTCCGCGATCACCTCCGCGAGCGGGATGCCGTCCATCCACTCGGTCACCAGGACCTGGTCCGCCCGGTGCACCACCGCCGGCACGAGCACGTCGGGGTC
This sequence is a window from Streptomyces sp. NBC_00691. Protein-coding genes within it:
- a CDS encoding WhiB family transcriptional regulator, coding for MQLEAHAPSVPPSASIAQPGRPTEDPTLTPLSTLTALDDAIENLGVPVPCRAYDPEVFFAESPADVEYAKSLCRTCPLVAACLAGAQERREPWGVWGGELFVQGVVVARKRPRGRPRKNPVAA
- a CDS encoding ABC1 kinase family protein; the encoded protein is MSDLPRKAVTRTAKLAALPLGFAGRATWGLGKRIGGRSAEIVARELQQRTAEQLFKVLGELKGGAMKFGQALSVFESALPEEVAGPYRAALTKLQDAAPPMPTRTVHAVLEERLGTEWRELFLEFEDKPAAAASIGQVHRAVWHDGREVAVKVQYPGAGEALLSDLTQLSRFARLLGPLIPGMDIKPLITEMRDRVSEELDYALEAAAQQKHAEEFADDPDVLVPAVVHRADQVLVTEWMDGIPLAEVIADGTAEQRDRAGQLLARFLFSGPARTGLLHADPHPGNFRLLPGADEDEGPEGWRLGVLDFGTVDRLPGGLPETIGTCLRMTLEGEAETVYELLRADGFVKKSVVLDPDAVLEYLLPIIEPAEAESFLFTRGWMRTQAARIADPRSPAHQLGKQLNLPPSYLLIHRVTLSTIGVLCQLNATVRLRAELEEWLPGFVADASD